In the Mastacembelus armatus chromosome 17, fMasArm1.2, whole genome shotgun sequence genome, one interval contains:
- the gadd45aa gene encoding growth arrest and DNA-damage-inducible, alpha, a translates to MYNMTFEELSGDYSQERMDSVAKALEEVLTSALPQGCITVGVYEAAKSLNVDPDNVVLCILATDDEDVKDVALQIHFTLIQAFCCENDINILRVNNTRRLAEILGGGGKQSGGEPMDLHCVLVTSPHSTSWKDPALSKVNRFCRESRCMDQWVPIINLPER, encoded by the exons ATGTACAACATGACATTTGAGGAACTCAGTGGAGATTATTCTCAAGAAAG AATGGATTCGGTGGCGAAAGCTTTGGAAGAAGTCCTCACCTCTGCTTTGCCACAGGGCTGTATTACAGTCGGTGTGTACGAGGCTGCCAAATCCCTCAATGT AGACCCTGATAATGTGGTTTTGTGCATCCTGGCTACCGATGATGAAGATGTGAAAGATGTGGCCCTGCAGATCCACTTCACCCTCATTCAGGctttctgctgtgaaaatgaCATCAACATCCTCAGAGTCAACAACACCAGACGCCTTGCAGAAATACTCGGTGGAGGTGGGAAACAGAGTGGGGGGGAACCTATGGACCTACACTGTGTCCTGGTCACT AGTCCACATTCTACATCGTGGAAAGACCCTGCCTTGAGCAAAGTGAATCGATTCTGCAGAGAGAGCCGCTGTATGGACCAGTGGGTACCTATCATCAACCTGCCTGAACGATGA
- the gng12a gene encoding guanine nucleotide-binding protein G(I)/G(S)/G(O) subunit gamma-12a: MSSKAHGANNIAQARRTVQQLRIEASIERIKVSKASADLMNYCNEEAKYDPLLMGIPASDNPFKDKKHCTIL; encoded by the exons ATGTCTTCAAAGGCTCACGGTGCCAATAATATCGCTCAGGCCCGGCGGACGGTGCAGCAACTGAGAATAGAGGCGAGCATTGAGAGGATAAAG GTATCCAAGGCTTCTGCAGACCTTATGAACTACTGCAATGAAGAGGCCAAATATGACCCCCTCCTTATGGGCATCCCAGCTTCAGACAATCCCTTCAAGGACAAAAAACATTGCACTATATTGTAG